A window from Leuconostoc mesenteroides subsp. mesenteroides encodes these proteins:
- a CDS encoding capsular biosynthesis protein, with product MNNVLELRQLWQIIRKHFLSIVVMAVIGAAAGFGIAKFVIAPTYSASTSMLVNRSADDTSNATANLSDQQADVQLINTYKNLIISSNVLGTVSKELKNPAPVVVQEAKDAVYETLADGTRRLVTPAKERITKPATKTKHNLTVEELKDMISISNQQNSQVFSINVKAKDPKLAADVANEVADAFKDKIGGFMKINNVSIVDAAKANEQPVAPNVKLFTLAGLVILGGLTFLYMLVKELSDTTIKSPDEISEAFGMTNLGVIGHVKPIKHFSMSPKVEIAKPESQKTPRSRLSRLDRD from the coding sequence ATGAATAATGTTCTTGAACTACGTCAATTATGGCAGATTATTCGAAAACACTTCTTGTCAATTGTGGTGATGGCAGTCATTGGTGCAGCTGCTGGGTTTGGTATTGCTAAGTTTGTCATTGCACCAACCTACAGTGCATCGACAAGCATGTTGGTTAACCGATCAGCTGATGACACGAGTAACGCCACTGCTAACTTGTCGGACCAACAAGCCGACGTGCAGCTGATCAATACATATAAAAATTTAATTATTTCTAGCAACGTGCTAGGCACCGTATCAAAAGAATTAAAAAATCCAGCACCAGTTGTGGTGCAAGAAGCCAAAGATGCTGTGTACGAAACATTAGCTGATGGGACACGCCGATTGGTCACACCAGCTAAAGAGAGAATTACAAAGCCCGCAACGAAGACAAAACATAATCTAACTGTTGAAGAGCTAAAAGATATGATTTCAATCAGCAATCAACAAAATTCGCAAGTTTTCTCAATTAATGTCAAAGCCAAAGATCCTAAATTAGCTGCTGATGTGGCCAATGAAGTTGCTGATGCGTTCAAGGACAAAATCGGTGGCTTTATGAAAATTAACAACGTCTCAATTGTTGATGCAGCAAAAGCTAATGAGCAACCAGTTGCACCAAACGTTAAACTATTTACTTTAGCAGGGTTAGTTATCCTTGGTGGATTAACATTCTTATATATGCTAGTTAAAGAATTATCTGACACAACCATCAAGTCTCCGGACGAAATTTCAGAAGCATTTGGAATGACAAATCTGGGTGTTATTGGTCATGTTAAGCCAATCAAGCATTTCAGCATGTCACCAAAAGTCGAAATTGCTAAGCCAGAGAGTCAAAAAACACCACGGTCACGTTTGAGCCGTTTGGATCGCGATTAA
- a CDS encoding tyrosine protein phosphatase, which produces MLIDLHSHLLPNIDDGSKSLRASIRMAKEAVDSGIKAALMTPHHMNGHYVNHKEDVIRLTSEFQKHLDRNGIGLQVFPSQEVRINGGLLQALDDDDILFADESNRYLLLEFPDDDVPTYGKDMIFQIMQRGITVEIAHPERNTKIMSTPSILFDLVEAGAVAQVTASSYVGTFGKKVEKFAEEIIKHNLAHVFVSDAHDLPNRDYEMVEAMAKLEKQMGREYQELFETNAEAILDGDNVTSLVPEPIVKRKFFSKF; this is translated from the coding sequence ATGCTGATAGATTTACATAGTCACTTATTACCAAACATAGATGATGGGTCCAAATCTCTGCGGGCTTCTATACGTATGGCTAAGGAAGCTGTAGATAGTGGGATTAAGGCTGCGTTAATGACACCTCATCACATGAACGGTCATTACGTGAATCATAAAGAGGATGTCATCAGATTAACATCCGAATTCCAAAAGCACCTAGATAGGAATGGCATTGGGCTTCAAGTATTTCCTTCACAGGAGGTACGAATCAATGGTGGTTTATTGCAGGCTTTGGATGATGATGACATTTTGTTTGCTGATGAAAGTAACCGCTATCTTCTACTGGAGTTTCCAGATGATGATGTGCCTACATACGGTAAAGATATGATTTTTCAAATCATGCAGCGTGGTATTACCGTAGAAATTGCTCACCCTGAGCGAAATACTAAAATCATGTCTACACCAAGTATTTTGTTTGATTTGGTTGAAGCGGGTGCGGTGGCGCAGGTGACAGCGAGTTCCTATGTAGGTACCTTTGGTAAAAAAGTGGAGAAGTTTGCCGAAGAAATTATTAAGCATAACTTGGCTCATGTATTTGTTTCTGATGCGCATGACTTACCTAATCGTGATTATGAAATGGTTGAGGCGATGGCAAAATTAGAGAAACAAATGGGACGGGAATATCAAGAATTGTTTGAGACTAATGCTGAGGCAATACTTGATGGTGACAATGTCACAAGCTTGGTTCCAGAACCAATCGTGAAACGTAAGTTTTTTAGTAAATTTTAG
- the map gene encoding type I methionyl aminopeptidase: protein MIQLKSPREIEAMRQSGAIIAGMHHMLRDLIEPGIDTWEIETKSREYIESHGGVPLQIGFEGFKYATTISINDEVAHGLPRKGLKLKDGDLVKVDTVVGLNGAVSDSAWSYAVGEVTPEVKKLMDVTKKAMYLGIDQAIIGNRVGDIGNAIEQYTEVEHHYGDVREYIGHGVGPTMHEEPNVPHYGKPGHGVRLREGMVITIEPMINLGGWKVETDHTEEDGWTVRTADGSWSAQYEHTLAITKDGPKILTSQDLEYDKNYL from the coding sequence ATGATACAGTTAAAATCACCTAGAGAAATTGAAGCTATGCGACAATCTGGTGCTATCATCGCTGGTATGCACCACATGTTACGTGATCTCATTGAACCAGGTATTGATACATGGGAAATTGAAACAAAGTCGCGGGAGTATATTGAAAGCCACGGTGGCGTACCTTTGCAGATTGGTTTTGAAGGTTTCAAGTATGCTACGACCATCAGCATCAATGATGAAGTGGCGCATGGTCTACCACGTAAGGGACTGAAGCTAAAGGACGGTGATTTGGTAAAAGTTGACACAGTTGTTGGCTTGAATGGCGCCGTATCTGATTCAGCATGGTCTTACGCTGTTGGCGAGGTAACACCAGAGGTGAAAAAGCTTATGGATGTAACCAAAAAAGCGATGTATTTAGGTATCGATCAAGCGATTATTGGGAATCGTGTTGGCGATATTGGAAATGCCATTGAACAATATACTGAAGTTGAACATCATTATGGTGACGTGCGCGAGTATATTGGGCACGGTGTTGGACCAACAATGCATGAAGAACCAAATGTACCGCACTATGGTAAGCCAGGTCACGGTGTACGCCTGCGTGAAGGTATGGTGATTACGATTGAACCGATGATTAATTTAGGTGGTTGGAAAGTTGAAACTGATCACACGGAAGAAGACGGTTGGACCGTACGAACAGCAGACGGTTCTTGGTCGGCACAATACGAACATACATTAGCAATTACGAAAGATGGCCCAAAGATTTTGACAAGTCAAGATCTGGAATATGATAAAAATTACTTATGA
- a CDS encoding LytR family transcriptional regulator, whose product MKRRSQIRPKKHHRVRNTILTIIGLLFVVGLGIGAYAYTKVNHTITKMQKTSTTTKSADKITNSKKPVSYLLLGTDTGELGRSYKGRTDTMIVMTINPTTKTTTMTSIPRDTLVTVSGQQMKINAAYAYGSAASATQAVEDLLNIDINGGYILINMGGLVKMVDAVGGVDVTSPLTFTTEGDDTQADSKNQYSFVAGQTYHMDGEEALAFARMRHEDPNGDYGRQMRQQLVIKAILKNSAQVGTVFNDSFLTTVSNNVQTDVSTNSMKNLALSYRDAFGTVKQDQLKGATQSISGLGATEVMSQTEIDRVHEAITTQMAQ is encoded by the coding sequence ATGAAACGACGATCTCAGATTCGTCCTAAAAAGCATCATAGAGTGCGTAATACGATTCTGACAATTATTGGACTGTTGTTTGTTGTCGGACTTGGTATAGGTGCTTATGCATATACTAAAGTGAATCATACGATTACAAAGATGCAAAAGACATCAACAACGACAAAGTCTGCTGATAAAATTACGAATAGTAAAAAGCCAGTTTCATATCTTCTTTTGGGAACTGATACAGGTGAGCTTGGTCGTTCGTACAAAGGGCGTACGGACACTATGATTGTTATGACAATTAATCCTACAACTAAAACAACGACGATGACATCAATTCCGCGTGATACGTTGGTAACGGTTAGTGGACAACAGATGAAAATCAACGCTGCCTACGCATATGGTTCAGCTGCTTCAGCAACACAAGCCGTTGAAGACTTACTCAATATTGATATCAATGGTGGTTATATATTGATTAATATGGGTGGCTTGGTCAAAATGGTCGATGCCGTTGGCGGTGTTGACGTGACATCACCACTCACATTCACAACAGAAGGTGATGATACGCAAGCCGACTCTAAGAATCAATATTCATTCGTAGCAGGTCAAACGTATCACATGGATGGTGAAGAAGCCTTGGCCTTTGCACGTATGCGACACGAGGATCCTAATGGTGATTATGGTCGTCAAATGCGTCAACAATTGGTCATCAAAGCCATTTTGAAGAATTCAGCTCAAGTGGGTACTGTGTTTAACGATTCTTTCTTGACTACTGTCTCTAACAACGTGCAAACCGATGTTTCAACTAATTCTATGAAAAATTTGGCGTTGAGCTATCGTGATGCGTTCGGTACGGTTAAGCAGGACCAGTTAAAAGGTGCCACGCAAAGTATCTCAGGGTTAGGCGCAACAGAAGTTATGAGCCAAACAGAAATTGATCGTGTTCATGAAGCAATTACAACCCAAATGGCACAATAA
- a CDS encoding uracil phosphoribosyltransferase — protein MGKFVVMDHPLIQHKLTMIRNKNVGTKDFRALVDEIAMLMTYEASRDLQLEDVEVETPVTKTIKKQLAGKKLAVVPILRAGLGMVDGIVQLIPAAKIGHIGMYRDEDTLEPVEYFIKLPEDIDQRDVLLVDPMLATGGSAKDAISALKKRGAKHIKLITLVSAPEGVQAVQEAHPDVDLYTGSLDEGLNEHGYIVPGLGDAGDRLFGTM, from the coding sequence ATGGGAAAATTTGTTGTAATGGATCATCCTTTGATCCAACATAAACTTACAATGATTCGTAATAAGAATGTTGGGACCAAAGATTTTCGTGCATTAGTTGACGAAATTGCGATGCTAATGACATATGAAGCGAGTCGTGATCTTCAATTGGAAGATGTTGAAGTGGAGACGCCAGTTACTAAGACAATCAAAAAGCAACTTGCTGGTAAAAAACTTGCTGTTGTGCCAATCTTACGTGCCGGATTAGGTATGGTTGATGGCATCGTGCAACTCATCCCAGCGGCTAAAATTGGTCATATTGGTATGTATCGTGATGAGGATACGCTTGAACCAGTTGAATATTTCATCAAGTTACCAGAAGATATTGACCAACGTGATGTCTTGTTAGTCGATCCAATGTTGGCTACTGGTGGATCAGCCAAAGATGCCATTTCAGCTTTGAAGAAGCGTGGTGCAAAGCATATTAAGTTGATTACACTTGTCTCAGCACCAGAAGGTGTTCAAGCAGTGCAAGAAGCTCATCCAGATGTTGACCTTTATACAGGTTCTCTTGATGAAGGGTTAAACGAACATGGCTACATCGTGCCAGGACTTGGCGATGCCGGTGATCGTTTGTTTGGTACAATGTAA
- the brnQ gene encoding branched-chain amino acid transport system II carrier protein translates to MVEKKMTWKQLVLVASLIFGMFFGAGNLIFPIQLGQLSGSNWLPATIGFLITGTIVPFLAMMAVSLTNSQSVYDIAKPVAPWFGTVFLVAIHLTIGPFFGTPRTAATAFSMGIAPFVPLQYQGVVMFIFSAVFFGLAYFLTVKESGLLKWVGKYLNPLFLGLLMVVLVLALCLPMGNTHQAVSTTYQSNAAFQGILDGYNTMDGIALLALAVSVVYAVRGLGFQKQQVSKVLARAGLLSILAEAVLYALLVLVGTTSLGLFKASDNGGVAFAQIVSHYMGNFGTALTGVIVTLAVFTTAMGLFVSFAQDLHRVFPKVSYLWWLRIIAFGSFVTANAGLTKIIAWSVPVLMLLYPFALVLILLSLFSKYFRKSSVVYRFVVAFVTVPAFLDALANSPLATTSHVQRLVSSYHDLVPFATLGFGWVVPAIIGTVFGVSVYVLTNSKRVTVLD, encoded by the coding sequence ATGGTTGAGAAAAAAATGACATGGAAACAATTAGTTTTAGTGGCATCACTCATATTTGGAATGTTTTTTGGCGCGGGAAATTTGATTTTCCCAATCCAATTAGGACAACTGTCAGGTAGTAACTGGTTACCGGCGACAATTGGTTTCTTGATTACTGGAACCATCGTACCGTTTTTAGCAATGATGGCAGTGAGCTTAACAAACAGTCAAAGTGTTTATGACATTGCTAAGCCAGTCGCACCTTGGTTTGGTACGGTCTTCTTGGTGGCTATTCATTTAACGATTGGGCCATTTTTTGGAACACCGCGTACAGCAGCAACTGCATTTTCAATGGGTATTGCGCCCTTTGTACCGCTTCAATATCAAGGTGTGGTGATGTTTATCTTTTCCGCTGTATTCTTTGGATTGGCTTACTTTTTAACCGTCAAGGAATCAGGATTGTTGAAATGGGTGGGCAAATATCTTAACCCACTTTTTCTAGGTTTGCTAATGGTTGTACTTGTTTTGGCGTTATGTTTGCCAATGGGTAATACACATCAAGCGGTGTCTACTACTTACCAAAGTAACGCAGCATTTCAAGGGATTCTAGATGGTTACAATACGATGGATGGTATTGCGCTGTTAGCTTTGGCGGTATCAGTTGTGTACGCCGTTAGAGGATTAGGTTTTCAAAAGCAGCAAGTATCTAAAGTATTGGCAAGAGCCGGTTTGTTAAGTATTCTAGCTGAAGCGGTACTATATGCGTTATTGGTCTTGGTTGGGACGACCAGCTTAGGTTTGTTTAAAGCTTCTGATAATGGTGGTGTTGCCTTTGCGCAGATTGTTAGTCACTATATGGGTAACTTTGGAACGGCGTTGACAGGGGTCATTGTGACACTAGCTGTCTTTACGACGGCGATGGGGCTGTTTGTATCATTTGCGCAAGATTTACACCGTGTATTTCCAAAAGTGAGTTATCTATGGTGGCTACGTATTATTGCATTTGGATCGTTCGTTACTGCTAATGCTGGATTGACGAAAATCATTGCTTGGTCAGTACCGGTATTGATGTTACTTTATCCATTTGCTTTAGTTTTGATTCTCCTCTCGCTCTTTAGTAAGTATTTTAGAAAATCTTCAGTAGTCTATCGCTTTGTCGTTGCGTTTGTTACTGTACCAGCGTTTCTTGATGCATTGGCTAATTCACCATTGGCGACAACCAGCCATGTTCAAAGATTGGTTAGTAGTTACCACGACCTAGTACCATTTGCAACTCTTGGATTTGGTTGGGTCGTACCAGCAATTATTGGCACGGTATTTGGTGTTAGTGTTTATGTATTGACTAATAGCAAGCGTGTGACTGTGCTTGATTAA
- the rplT gene encoding 50S ribosomal protein L20: protein MRVKGGTVSRARRKKFIKLAKGYRGQRRINYKVAKQQVYKSYLYAYRDRKNTKRNFRKLWIARINAAARMNGLSYSKLMHGLTLAGVELNRKMLAEIAVSDFDTFTKLADQAKAALSSDNVFVQARTAATTDTTVSVER from the coding sequence ATGCGAGTTAAGGGTGGTACAGTGTCACGCGCACGTCGTAAAAAGTTTATTAAGTTGGCCAAGGGTTACCGTGGACAACGTCGTATTAATTATAAGGTTGCTAAGCAACAAGTTTACAAGTCTTACTTGTACGCTTACCGTGATCGTAAGAACACAAAGCGTAACTTCCGTAAGTTGTGGATTGCTCGTATCAACGCAGCAGCACGTATGAATGGTTTGTCATACTCAAAGTTGATGCACGGTTTGACATTGGCAGGTGTTGAATTGAACCGCAAGATGTTGGCTGAAATCGCTGTTTCTGACTTTGATACATTTACAAAGTTGGCTGATCAAGCCAAGGCAGCATTGTCATCTGACAACGTTTTTGTTCAAGCACGTACAGCGGCTACAACTGACACAACAGTTTCAGTTGAACGTTAA
- the rpmI gene encoding 50S ribosomal protein L35: protein MPKMKTHRASAKRFKKTANGGLKSASAYTSHRFHGKTKKQRRQLRGTRMMDSTTVKTYAKMLSTL, encoded by the coding sequence ATGCCAAAGATGAAGACACACCGCGCATCAGCAAAGCGCTTTAAGAAGACAGCCAATGGTGGCTTGAAGTCAGCTTCAGCTTATACTTCACACCGTTTCCACGGTAAGACAAAGAAGCAACGTCGTCAATTGCGTGGTACACGCATGATGGATTCAACGACTGTAAAGACATACGCTAAGATGTTGAGCACGCTCTAA
- the infC gene encoding translation initiation factor IF-3, producing the protein MRAPRVLLIHDGKQEEMSTRDAQQLANDADMDLVLVQANAEVPVAKIMDWGKAKFEAQKKQKEQRKNQKIVQVKEVRMSPVIDSGDFETRKKAAIKFLSQGNKVKLNLRFRGRMITHQDIGREVLDRMAEELNDIAKVEQRAKMDGRQMFLVLAPRDAK; encoded by the coding sequence ATCCGCGCCCCACGTGTTTTGCTTATCCACGATGGTAAGCAAGAAGAAATGTCAACACGTGACGCACAACAGTTAGCGAATGATGCAGACATGGACTTGGTATTGGTGCAAGCTAATGCAGAAGTTCCAGTTGCCAAGATCATGGATTGGGGTAAAGCGAAGTTCGAAGCTCAAAAGAAGCAAAAAGAACAACGTAAAAACCAAAAAATTGTTCAAGTTAAAGAAGTTCGCATGTCACCAGTGATTGATTCTGGCGACTTCGAGACACGTAAAAAAGCAGCAATCAAGTTTCTGTCACAAGGAAACAAGGTTAAGCTTAACTTGCGTTTCCGTGGTCGTATGATTACTCACCAAGACATTGGTCGTGAGGTCTTAGATCGCATGGCTGAAGAACTTAATGACATTGCCAAGGTTGAACAACGTGCCAAAATGGACGGCCGCCAAATGTTTTTGGTCTTGGCACCACGCGATGCCAAGTAA
- a CDS encoding DUF1361 domain-containing protein, with translation MKKQDITSILAIHVIVLLFFGFVLLTPTHFTFLNWNIFLALLPLDFAIIVNISKRQSIQIIFSLLWLLFYPNTMYMITDFIHLQYIGIGLTVRMQYFNYAVLAAGVFIGVVLGMLSIELILKHYFHKRHELLQLALIFCISLIASVGIYLGRFLRLNSWDVFTQTHRVVRLVVSSTSMHMIAFVTLFAGVQFAILVISHFGISLIHNVVDKNE, from the coding sequence ATGAAAAAACAAGACATAACAAGTATTTTGGCGATACATGTCATTGTATTATTATTTTTTGGGTTTGTTTTACTGACACCAACTCATTTTACTTTCTTGAATTGGAATATTTTCTTGGCGCTGTTGCCATTAGATTTTGCGATTATTGTAAATATTAGTAAGCGCCAATCCATCCAAATTATTTTTAGCTTGTTGTGGTTATTGTTTTATCCGAATACGATGTATATGATTACTGATTTTATTCATCTGCAGTATATTGGTATTGGTCTCACTGTCCGTATGCAATACTTCAATTACGCGGTGTTAGCAGCAGGTGTTTTTATAGGCGTTGTTTTGGGGATGTTAAGTATCGAACTGATTTTAAAGCATTATTTTCATAAACGGCATGAACTATTACAATTAGCTCTGATATTTTGTATATCATTGATTGCCAGTGTTGGTATTTATCTCGGTCGATTTTTACGTTTAAATTCTTGGGATGTTTTTACACAAACACATCGTGTGGTAAGGCTAGTTGTGTCATCAACTAGTATGCATATGATTGCATTTGTCACGCTATTTGCTGGTGTCCAGTTTGCCATTCTGGTCATTAGTCACTTTGGTATAAGCCTGATTCATAATGTTGTTGACAAAAATGAGTAA
- a CDS encoding nicotinamide mononucleotide transporter, whose translation MSSKKITFKDLFSFKWYVHQLSGWTRTSYILLIFGYLVITYSSFFAGSLINHMTWWTFVAAILGFTTTLAITNARPLNGVFGLLSALIYIAMALQANNPADAVLQAVYIVLLDIPVLVMPGWAINVEKRIRFIHETDARGEKHGKSFWYPVLIGSAIVAFIVAYLFETQVLHTPRPVADSAVLATGLVGALLTTFRFSEAFALWLIQGVAQVLLWGLTAVHGDANWVLFLTYMLYVGNDLIGVFQSSWFHHEVYTQEIIQSHVK comes from the coding sequence ATGTCTTCAAAAAAAATTACATTTAAAGATTTATTTTCATTCAAGTGGTACGTTCACCAGCTGTCTGGCTGGACAAGAACCTCATACATTCTATTAATTTTTGGTTATCTAGTCATTACCTATAGCTCATTCTTTGCCGGCTCACTCATTAATCATATGACATGGTGGACATTTGTCGCCGCAATCTTAGGATTTACAACGACCTTGGCTATTACCAATGCTCGTCCCTTGAATGGCGTTTTCGGTTTACTTTCTGCTTTAATTTATATTGCAATGGCACTCCAAGCGAATAACCCGGCCGATGCAGTCTTACAAGCTGTATACATTGTATTGCTTGATATTCCCGTTTTAGTCATGCCTGGGTGGGCAATAAATGTTGAAAAGCGCATTCGGTTCATACACGAAACTGATGCTCGTGGTGAAAAGCATGGTAAATCTTTTTGGTACCCTGTGCTTATTGGTTCGGCAATTGTCGCTTTTATTGTCGCCTATTTATTTGAAACACAAGTTTTGCATACACCAAGACCAGTGGCCGACTCAGCTGTCTTAGCAACTGGTCTTGTTGGCGCCCTGTTAACAACTTTCCGTTTTTCAGAAGCTTTTGCACTGTGGCTTATTCAAGGCGTTGCTCAAGTACTCTTATGGGGACTGACCGCTGTCCATGGTGATGCAAACTGGGTCTTATTCTTAACCTATATGCTATATGTTGGTAATGACTTGATTGGTGTCTTCCAATCTTCATGGTTCCATCATGAAGTATATACTCAAGAAATCATTCAATCTCATGTCAAGTAA
- the rpmF gene encoding 50S ribosomal protein L32, which translates to MATPSNKNSKSHKRNRRGHIGLNVPSIVLDQTTGEYRVSHRVSPSGVYNGKQVIDKK; encoded by the coding sequence ATGGCTACCCCATCAAACAAAAATTCAAAGTCTCACAAGCGTAATCGTCGCGGTCACATCGGCTTGAACGTCCCTAGCATTGTTTTGGATCAAACAACGGGTGAATATCGCGTTTCACACCGCGTTTCACCTTCTGGTGTTTACAACGGCAAGCAAGTGATTGATAAAAAGTAA
- a CDS encoding copper resistance protein — protein sequence MIKIKEAAVDSVQRAHEMMSRGANRIELNSRLDLGGITPDTKKIIDTLAIAKDLPVVIMVRPRGGDFEYSSNEIEQMLDTMQIIADVGGETVTFGVISGDDLNFDSMSTLMDFAHQLHLEVVMHMAFDQIANHKQQNAMNWLSEHGVRRILTHGGPLSMPIMQSLPHLQTLVNSAPANLTILPGGGVTKINAESIANILGVNEVHGTQIV from the coding sequence ATGATTAAAATAAAAGAAGCCGCGGTTGATTCCGTGCAGCGTGCTCATGAAATGATGTCACGTGGAGCCAATCGTATTGAATTAAATTCACGACTTGATTTAGGTGGCATTACACCTGATACTAAAAAAATTATTGATACATTAGCAATCGCTAAAGATTTGCCCGTTGTTATCATGGTTCGTCCACGTGGTGGCGATTTTGAATATAGCAGTAATGAAATTGAACAAATGTTGGATACCATGCAAATAATTGCTGATGTTGGTGGCGAAACAGTCACTTTCGGTGTGATTTCCGGTGATGATCTAAACTTTGATAGCATGTCAACTTTAATGGATTTTGCTCATCAGTTACATCTCGAAGTTGTCATGCACATGGCATTTGATCAAATCGCAAATCATAAACAACAAAATGCGATGAATTGGTTATCTGAGCATGGAGTCAGACGGATACTAACCCATGGTGGTCCACTGTCAATGCCAATTATGCAGTCACTCCCCCATCTACAAACATTAGTCAACAGCGCGCCAGCGAATTTAACTATTTTGCCTGGAGGCGGTGTGACAAAGATAAATGCTGAATCTATAGCTAATATTTTAGGCGTTAATGAAGTTCATGGTACACAAATTGTTTAA
- a CDS encoding NAD-dependent epimerase/dehydratase family protein, which yields MDNKKIIVVGGTGFVGQGILSALNNKSFELHSLSRHQFNPTDATDQVTYHIADLNKPGRWQDLLKEADWVIDAVGILLPNPFKHVNYHNSSVQPAQRLLDVLATTHQTKFLFVSANATPFFLNAYLRAKLTVEQSAKVLLNDRAYNVYPGIVYDKSRIYSYIPAIILVGLQRIPGFKFLKRYRPVSRKTFAIEVENILNDKESPLLKRNIKIK from the coding sequence ATGGATAACAAAAAAATAATTGTTGTTGGTGGTACGGGTTTTGTTGGTCAGGGTATTTTATCAGCTTTGAACAACAAAAGTTTTGAATTACATAGTCTATCACGACATCAATTTAATCCTACTGATGCAACTGACCAAGTTACTTACCATATCGCTGATTTAAATAAGCCTGGAAGATGGCAAGATTTACTCAAAGAAGCGGATTGGGTTATTGATGCTGTGGGAATATTGTTACCTAATCCTTTCAAGCATGTTAATTACCATAATAGTAGTGTTCAGCCTGCGCAAAGACTCTTAGATGTTCTCGCGACAACGCATCAAACCAAGTTTTTGTTTGTATCCGCCAATGCAACGCCATTCTTTTTAAATGCTTATTTGCGGGCAAAATTAACCGTAGAGCAGTCGGCTAAAGTTCTATTAAACGATAGGGCTTACAATGTTTATCCTGGTATCGTCTATGATAAATCAAGAATTTATTCTTATATTCCCGCTATAATTCTTGTAGGCTTGCAACGCATTCCAGGATTTAAATTTTTAAAACGTTATCGTCCTGTAAGTCGTAAAACCTTTGCTATTGAAGTGGAAAATATTTTAAATGACAAAGAAAGCCCCCTACTGAAACGAAATATCAAAATAAAATAA
- the ahpC gene encoding peroxiredoxin, with translation MTTNFIDSEITDFKVNAYHAGDFTEITKQDTIGKWGVYFFYPADFSFVCPTELGDLADHYTDFQNINAEIYSVSEDSEFVHKAWAEATDTIAKVKYPMLADPAGKLARFFNVLDEDAGLAFRATFIVDPEGKIQSYTINNMGIGRNAEEILRTLEAAQFVAEHGDRVCPANWHPGEDTIAPSLDLVGKI, from the coding sequence ATGACGACTAATTTTATTGATTCAGAAATAACAGATTTCAAAGTGAATGCATATCATGCTGGTGATTTCACAGAAATAACCAAGCAAGATACTATAGGTAAATGGGGTGTTTATTTCTTTTATCCTGCTGACTTTTCATTCGTTTGCCCCACTGAATTAGGTGATTTAGCTGACCACTACACTGACTTTCAAAATATTAATGCTGAAATTTATTCCGTATCTGAAGACAGCGAGTTTGTTCACAAGGCTTGGGCAGAGGCTACGGATACAATTGCTAAAGTAAAGTACCCTATGCTGGCGGATCCAGCCGGAAAATTAGCTCGTTTCTTTAATGTTTTGGACGAAGATGCCGGCCTAGCTTTCCGTGCAACTTTCATTGTTGATCCTGAAGGAAAAATCCAGTCATATACCATCAATAATATGGGTATTGGTCGCAATGCTGAAGAAATATTGCGTACACTTGAAGCTGCACAATTCGTTGCCGAACATGGTGATCGTGTTTGCCCTGCTAATTGGCACCCTGGTGAGGATACAATTGCTCCAAGTTTAGACTTAGTTGGTAAAATTTAG